Within the Novosphingobium sp. SL115 genome, the region ACACATTCGTGGAAGCCAAGGCCGTCGGGGTCGACCCGGTCAACGAAACCCGCAAGATCCTGGCCAGCAAACCCGAAGTTGTGCTGATGTGGGCGCCGACCAAGCTGTACCTGCCGAACAAGGAAACCCGCCGCGTGGTCAGTGCAACGCTGGCGCAGGAGTACCAGCGCTTTGCCACTTATACGCTGGGAACGCGGGAATACTGGCTCTACCGGTTGCGTCCTGCACCGCAACCCGTGCTTGCACAGCGTTAAGATCAGGCGCTGGCAGCACACACCTGAACGGGGTGCTGCCAGCCAGATCGTCAGTCTGCGCCTGTCTCTTTCGCCGGGGCTTTTTTGGTTGCCGGCTTTTTGGCTGCGGCCTTTTTTGCCGGAGCCTTCTTTGGCGCGGCTTTCTTCTCACCGTCTTCGGCCTTACCGGCGGCCTTCTTCGGTGCGGCTTTTTTGGGTGCAGCTTTCTTTGCGCCCTTCTTGCCCTTGGCCGGTCCCTTCGCCTCACGCTCGTTAATCAGGACTATCGCTTCTTCCAGCGTCAGCGTTTCAGGCTGCTTGTCCTTGGGCAGTGTGGCATTGGTCGTTCCATCGGTGACATAAGGCCCATAACGCCCCGCCATCAGCTTGATTTCGCCGCCGGACGTAGGGTGCGCGCCAAACACCTTCAGCGGTTCTGCCGCTGTCCGGCTGCCACGCGCCCCTGCCCCCGCAGCGGCAGCTGCCAGTAGCATGACGGCAGCATTCATGCCGGTTTCAAACACCTCGGCAGTGGCTTTCAGGCGGGCATACTTACCATCATGTGCAAGGTATGGGCCGTAACGCCCTATACTTGCAGTGATATCCTTCCCGCTTTCCGGATGCACGCCTACTGTGCGCGGCAGTGACAACAGTTTCAGCGCCCATTCCAGATCAAGCTCACCAATGTCCTTGGGAATCGACGCGCGTTTGGCTTCCTTGCCATCACCCAACTGGATGTATGGCCCGAAGCGCCCTGTCTTGCGCACCACTTCCAGCCCGCTGATCGGGTCCTTGCCCAATTCGCCCTCATCGCCGCCATCGCCATCAGCCCCGCCGGGCTGGGCGAACTTGCGGGTATATTTGCATTCAGGGTAGTTCGAACACGCCACGAAAGCACCATAGCGGCCACCGCGCAGCGCCAGACGTCCGGCCTCGCACTTGGGGCAGACGCGCGGATCAGAGCCATCTTCCTTTGGCGGGAACAGATAGTCGGACAGGAATTCGTCAAGCTCGGCGGTAACCTCGCTTGGCTTCTTCTCCATCACCTCGTCTGACTTGGGTTTGAAATCGCGCCAGAATTCGGCCAGCACCTTCTTCCATTCAGCACGACCGTCAGACACGCTGTCGAGTTCGTCCTCCATGCCCGCCGTAAATTCATAGGCGACGTAGCGGGAGAAGAAGCGCTCCAGAAATGCTGTTAAAAGCCTGCCCGACTCCTCTGCAAAGAAACGGTTTTTCTCAGTTCGGACATAGTTCCGGTCCTTCAGCACCTGCAGCGTTGCGGCATAAGTGGAAGGACGGCCGATGCCCAGTTCTTCCAACCGTTTGACAAGGCTGGCTTCGGAATAGCGCGGCGGAGGCTGGGTGAAATGCTGCGTCGCGTCGACCCCGCGCTTGGCCGGGGTATCGCCCGCGTTCATTGCTGGCAGCAGGCCGCTTTCGTCGTCCTCGGCATCCTGTTTCTGATCGCGGCCTTCTTCGTAAACCGCAAGGAATCCGGGGAACTTCACCACCTGGCCGGTGGCGCGCAGTTCATGCTTGCCGGTGCCATCGCGCAGCGTAACCGTGGTGCGTTCGATATTGGCCGACGCCATCTGGCTGGCCATCGCGCGCTTGTAGATCAGGTCATACAGCCGCCCCTCATCCCCCGAACCGTAACGGTCCTTGGCAAAGTCGGTGGGCCGGATCGCTTCGTGCGCTTCCTGTGCGTTCTTGGCCTTGGTTTCATAGTGGCGCGGCTTTTCAGGCAGATAGTGGCCGTCATACCGGTCCGAAATCGCCTTACGCGCCTCGGAGATAGCGCTGGGGTCCATCTGCACGCCATCGGTACGCATGTAGGTGATTGCGCCTGCTTCATACAGCGTTTGCGCCACGCGCATGGTGTGGCTGGCCGAAAAGCCCAGCTTGCGCGCGGCTTCCTGTTGTAGCGTCGATGTCGTGAACGGCGGATAGGGATTGCGGCGGGTCGGGCGGGTTTCCACATCTTCCACGCGGAACGTCGCGGATTCGACCAGTGCCTTGGCCTTCATTGCCGCGCCTTCATCGCCCAGCGTCAACTTGTCGAGCTTCTGCCCGTCAAACTTCACAAGGCGGGCGGCAAATTCGGTGCCTGCCTGTTCAAGCCGGGCGATGACCGACCAGTATTCCTGCGAACGGAACACCTCGATCTCACGCTCACGCTGAACGATCAGGCGCAGCGCTACCGATTGGACGCGCCCGGCCGATTTCGCCCCCGGCAGCTTGCGCCACAGCACTGGCGACAGGGTGAAGCCGAACAGGTAATCCAGCGCACGCCGGGCCAGATAGGCATCGATCAGATCCTGATCGAGTTCGCGTGGCCGCTTCATCGCTTCCGTCACCGTCTGCTTGGTGATGGCGTTGAAGGTAACCCGCTCAACTTCTTTAGGGAGCGCGCGACGTTTAGCCAACAACTCTCTGACATGCCATGAAATTGCCTCACCCTCGCGATCAGGGTCGGTCGCCAGGATCAGTCTGTCGGCTTCTTTGGCAGCATCGGTGATGGCCTTCACGCGCGATTGTTTGTCGCCGTAAAGCTCCCAGTCCATCGCAAAATCTTCGTCGGGACGGACAGAGCCGTCCTTCACCGGAAGATCGCGGATGTGGCCGTAAGAGGCGAGCACCTTGTAGCCGGGGCCAAGATACTTTTCGATGGTCTTGGCCTTGGCCGGAGATTCTACAATGACAAGCTGCATGACGGGGTAAAGCAGTCCTTACGTGTACGTGTGCGCGAGGGTGGCGATGGCAGGGCCGCTTCGTCAAGCGGCACATTCGCCCCGCAGGTTCAGCCAAACACATCTTCATAACGTGACGTGTCATCCGCCAGCGCGCGATAGATTGCCACCGACAGCAACACCGCAACCATGCCCAGCGAGGTGGAGACGAGATTGCCGACGAACAGCGCAGGTGCGGTTTCGGCCCCCGTGTTCTCAACCGAAATGATCCCTGTAATCGCCAGCCCGATCATTGCGACAACGCCCAGAGTATACACCGCAAACACCGCCACCAGCGCCCATGCCGACGATGCGGTGCGCCGCCAGCTTTCGGCCATGGCGTCCGATGCGTTGCGCCCTTCGGCAATTACCAGCGGCGTGGCGATGGACCAGCGCGCAAAAAGATACAGGCCCGGCACGATCAGCACCAGAAAGCCCAGCCCCGCGCCCAGTGTCGACAGGATGGATACTCCCAACACCGACGCATAATTGCGCTGGCTGGTGGACATCAGCCCTTCGCTGCGCAGCAGGGTTTCGGTGACATGATAGGTGACAAAGAAGTTGGCGATGCCACCGACAAAGCTGGCTAGCGCGCCCAGATCCTCACCCGGCAGGACAAGATCAAGGAGGGTATAGGCCACTGCCATGAACAGCGTGGCCAGCCCCCATATCCGGCCATGGCGCATCGCCACGTCGCCCACACCGGCAAAAATCGCTCCGGCGCTGACGCCTTGCTGACTGCTCATTCCATTTCCTTTGCCTGATATGGGCTTAGCCCGCCAGTGAAACGCGCCCGCCTGCATGGCGCACCAGCCTGCCTGCAAGTTCCAGTTCCAGCAAGGCCATCTGCACCGCGCCCGCGCTGGCCCCGCTCTGCCGGATCAGTTCATCGACACCCACCGGCGCCAGCGCCAGCAGGCCTGCCACATCGGCCGGTTCGTCTGCCACATCCGGGGCGAATGCCTCTGCCGTTTCGCGAAAGGTCGATCGCGGATCTCCACAAAAACCTGCCAGCAGTTCGGCCACGTCATCAGGCGTCTGCACCAGAATCGCGCCGTCGCGGATCAACTGATTGCAGCCGTGAGAACGGCTATCGAGCGGGGAACCGGGAATGGCCATCACCTCGCGCCCTGCCTCTGCCGCCAGCCTTGCCGTAATCAGCGAGCCTGATTTTGGCGCGGCTTCCACTACCAGCGTCCCCGTCGCCAGCCCGGCGATGATGCGGTTCCGGTGGGGAAAGTGCCGGGCCAGCGGTTCGGTGCCCGGCGGCATTTCGGCAATCAGCAAGCCGTGGACGGCGACCTGTTCCTGAAGCTCGGCGTTTTCAGGCGGGTAAGTGATATCGATCCCGCTGGCGATGACGCCCACGGTGCCCCCGCCTGCGGCCATCCCTGCCAGCGCCCCGCGATGGGCCGCAGAATCAATCCCCCGCGCCAGACCCGAAATCACGGCATAGCCCATGCCGGCCAATGCCGTGGCAAAATCGCGCGAAAGCTTCACCGCCGCTGCCGATGCATTGCGCGCACCTACCACCGCCACCGATGGTCGTGCCAGCAGTGCCGCATCGCCCCGCACCGTCAGGATCGGTGGCGGGCTTTCCAGCGCGGTCAAAAGCGTGGGATAATCCGCGCTGTCGTGGAACAGATAGCGCGCACCGGCCCGGCGCACCGCCGCGATCTCGGCTTCTATCCGCGCTACGTCTGCGGCGACATACCGCCCGCCACCGCGCGATGCGATATCCGGCAAAGCCGCAAGCGCGGCCTGCCCCGTGCCGAAACGGCGCATCAATTGATGGTAGCTGACCGGACCGATGTTGGGTGAACGCAGCAGCCGGATGCGGGCAAACGCCTCACCCTGCGAAAGCGCGGGCACAGCGGCGCTTCCGTTCACTTCCTGCCGCCAACCTTGGGTTCTGTTCCGGCGCGCAGGCGGGCAATGTTTTCGCGGTGCAGAAACAGCACCAGCAGCGCCAGCAGACCCAGCACCGGGACATAAGCGGCATGGCCCAGCAGGACCGCCGCCACAGGCGCTGCCAGCGCCGCGCACATCCCGCCAAGCGAGGATATACGGCTGGCAAACAACACGCCCAGCCACACCACGGCGTAGACCAGCCCGATCGGCCAGGCGAGGCCCAGCGCCACGCCCATCAGCGTGGCCACGCCCTTGCCACCCTTGAATTTCAGCCAGACGGGAAAGCAGTGCCCCAACACCGCTGCCAGTGCAGCCAGCGGTTCGGCCCCCGGCCAGAAATGGCGTGCCACCAGCACGGCTGCCAGCCCCTTGCCCAGATCGAGCAGCAGCGTTGCCGCCGCCAGTCCTTTCTTGCCGGTGCGCAACACATTGGTCGCACCGATATTGCCCGATCCGATCGCGCGCAGATCGCCCGCGCCAGTCAACCGGGTGAGGATGAGGCCGAAGGGCACGCAGCCCATGAAATAGCCGACGAACAAGGGCAGGATCGTTTCCACACCCCGCTCTTACCCGTTCCGGCGGCAAAAACGGAAGAGGCCACTTTCCATTTTGCCCCCATTCCCGATACAAGCCCGGCGATGACGAGCTTCCCGACAGGTCCGAACACCACAGAAACGGTCGCCCCGGCAGCCCCGCTGCTGCTGTTCGATTCGGGCGTCGGCGGGCTTTCCGTGCTGGCAAAAGTGCGCGCCCTCCTGCCCCAGGCCCCGGTGATCTATGTCGCGGACAATGCCGGACTGCCCTATGGTGCCAAGACCGAAGCACAGATCGCTGCGCGCGTTTCGGGCCTGCTGGGGCGGTTGACCGAACGGTTGCACCCGCGCCTTGTCTGCATAGCCTGCAACACCGCGTCGACCATCGCGCTGGCATCGGTGCGCGATGTGCTGGAAGTGCCCATCGTCGGCACGGTACCCGCCATCAAACCCGCCGCCGCGATGACGAAAACCGGTGTGATCGGCCTGCTCGGCACGCAGGCGACCATCCGGCAGGCCTATGTTGACCGGCTTGAGGCGGAATTTGCCGCCGACAAGC harbors:
- the topA gene encoding type I DNA topoisomerase codes for the protein MQLVIVESPAKAKTIEKYLGPGYKVLASYGHIRDLPVKDGSVRPDEDFAMDWELYGDKQSRVKAITDAAKEADRLILATDPDREGEAISWHVRELLAKRRALPKEVERVTFNAITKQTVTEAMKRPRELDQDLIDAYLARRALDYLFGFTLSPVLWRKLPGAKSAGRVQSVALRLIVQREREIEVFRSQEYWSVIARLEQAGTEFAARLVKFDGQKLDKLTLGDEGAAMKAKALVESATFRVEDVETRPTRRNPYPPFTTSTLQQEAARKLGFSASHTMRVAQTLYEAGAITYMRTDGVQMDPSAISEARKAISDRYDGHYLPEKPRHYETKAKNAQEAHEAIRPTDFAKDRYGSGDEGRLYDLIYKRAMASQMASANIERTTVTLRDGTGKHELRATGQVVKFPGFLAVYEEGRDQKQDAEDDESGLLPAMNAGDTPAKRGVDATQHFTQPPPRYSEASLVKRLEELGIGRPSTYAATLQVLKDRNYVRTEKNRFFAEESGRLLTAFLERFFSRYVAYEFTAGMEDELDSVSDGRAEWKKVLAEFWRDFKPKSDEVMEKKPSEVTAELDEFLSDYLFPPKEDGSDPRVCPKCEAGRLALRGGRYGAFVACSNYPECKYTRKFAQPGGADGDGGDEGELGKDPISGLEVVRKTGRFGPYIQLGDGKEAKRASIPKDIGELDLEWALKLLSLPRTVGVHPESGKDITASIGRYGPYLAHDGKYARLKATAEVFETGMNAAVMLLAAAAAGAGARGSRTAAEPLKVFGAHPTSGGEIKLMAGRYGPYVTDGTTNATLPKDKQPETLTLEEAIVLINEREAKGPAKGKKGAKKAAPKKAAPKKAAGKAEDGEKKAAPKKAPAKKAAAKKPATKKAPAKETGAD
- a CDS encoding glycerophosphoryl diester phosphodiesterase membrane domain-containing protein, which produces MSSQQGVSAGAIFAGVGDVAMRHGRIWGLATLFMAVAYTLLDLVLPGEDLGALASFVGGIANFFVTYHVTETLLRSEGLMSTSQRNYASVLGVSILSTLGAGLGFLVLIVPGLYLFARWSIATPLVIAEGRNASDAMAESWRRTASSAWALVAVFAVYTLGVVAMIGLAITGIISVENTGAETAPALFVGNLVSTSLGMVAVLLSVAIYRALADDTSRYEDVFG
- the dprA gene encoding DNA-processing protein DprA → MNGSAAVPALSQGEAFARIRLLRSPNIGPVSYHQLMRRFGTGQAALAALPDIASRGGGRYVAADVARIEAEIAAVRRAGARYLFHDSADYPTLLTALESPPPILTVRGDAALLARPSVAVVGARNASAAAVKLSRDFATALAGMGYAVISGLARGIDSAAHRGALAGMAAGGGTVGVIASGIDITYPPENAELQEQVAVHGLLIAEMPPGTEPLARHFPHRNRIIAGLATGTLVVEAAPKSGSLITARLAAEAGREVMAIPGSPLDSRSHGCNQLIRDGAILVQTPDDVAELLAGFCGDPRSTFRETAEAFAPDVADEPADVAGLLALAPVGVDELIRQSGASAGAVQMALLELELAGRLVRHAGGRVSLAG
- the plsY gene encoding glycerol-3-phosphate 1-O-acyltransferase PlsY; this encodes METILPLFVGYFMGCVPFGLILTRLTGAGDLRAIGSGNIGATNVLRTGKKGLAAATLLLDLGKGLAAVLVARHFWPGAEPLAALAAVLGHCFPVWLKFKGGKGVATLMGVALGLAWPIGLVYAVVWLGVLFASRISSLGGMCAALAAPVAAVLLGHAAYVPVLGLLALLVLFLHRENIARLRAGTEPKVGGRK
- the murI gene encoding glutamate racemase, translated to MTSFPTGPNTTETVAPAAPLLLFDSGVGGLSVLAKVRALLPQAPVIYVADNAGLPYGAKTEAQIAARVSGLLGRLTERLHPRLVCIACNTASTIALASVRDVLEVPIVGTVPAIKPAAAMTKTGVIGLLGTQATIRQAYVDRLEAEFAADKRLLRHGAPELVAAAEAKLRGDPVDPAVFARAVAALRAMPDGDRIDTVVLACTHFPLVRDELAQAFGPGVTFIDGSDGIARRIAFLTQGQRWQRKIPDLALFTRGGIDVDQLGSTLAAHGLERVATF